GCTTCCCGACGACGTGGCCACCGTTGCCCGGATCGAGGTCGGCGCGATTCGCCGCCTGCGGCAGGCGGCGCGGGCGGCCCAGGCGCGCCGCTGGCGAGTCTATGTGGCGGCGGCCGCGCTGCCATTCCTGACCGCCACGCTGCTGGGCCTCCTGGGCGTGTGGCTGGGCACGGTTCCGATCATCGGCGAGCCGGTCGGCGAATTCGTGGCCACTGCCGGCGGCAACGTGGGAGGGCTGCCGCTCGCGGCGGTCATTGCGGCGCTGCCGTCGGTGTGGTGGATCCGGCGCGTTCGCCGCGCGGCGCGGGCGGCGCCACAGCCCAACCTGCGCCAGGAGTCGATGGCAACGAGCGAACTCACCGTCAACGACGACCTGGGACCATTCCTCGCTGACGCGCGCGAGACGATGCGCGACATCGGCGGCATTCTGAGCGGCAACCCGCGACCGGGCGGCGAACAGGCGCACCGACTGGCCATCCGATTCGGGGCACTGGCCCGCATCGCGGCGCGGCACGACGTGCCGTCCGTGGTTGCCCTTGCCGCCGACGCCGGCGAGCAGTTTCGCATCGCGTCACAGCCACCCGCCCGGCTCATCCCCGGCCTGCGCTTGCGGCGCCGTCCGGCCAGCGTCGTCAAGATCCTCGCCCCTTACATGCAGCGGCGGACATCGCGGGTGCAAGCACGGGCATCGCGCCTCCTGGGAATCGCCAGCGGGCTGGTCGTCGCGGCGGCCGCGTTCTTCGTCGCCGGTGTGTTCGGCATCCGAGGCGACGAAGCCCTGCTGCTGCGAACCAACGAAGCCATCGTCTTCCCGTCGTCGGGCACCGTGCTCGCGCTCCGGCATGGCTTCGACGGTCCCGCGGACTCCGGCACGAGCACGCTCACCGTGGTGCAAGGCCCCGGCATCTTTTGGAGCTGGCCGCGGCCGATCACCGAGCGCCGACTGGTGCCGCTCACCAACCGCGCGCTAGAAATCTCAGTGCCCTTCCCCGGCGACCCTCCCGACCAGCATCTGAATGTTGAGTTCCGCTACGAGATCGACGACCTGAAGTCATTCGTCGCGACCATGGAGTCCCTCGACGAGATCGACTCGGCGCTGGCCCGGGTGGTATCCGCCGAACTGGCCAGAGGCTTTGCCGAGCGCTACGAGACGGAGCTGGCGACGCCGAACGCGCTGCCGGCGCCGTTCATCGTGGCCGGCCTCCAAGAGGGCGCCGGCGAATTGCTCGGAAACTTCGTCGAGTTCACGGAGTTCAGCGACGCCTTCGCGGCGTTTGGCGTAACCCTGCGGCCCGAGCCGTCCCACAGCTTCTCGCGCGACTAGGCGGCGGCAGCGTGGCCGTCTCACGGCTCGGCGGCGGGTAATAATTCCCGCATGGCTTCGCTTGGCGAACAGCTTCGGACGGCACGGGAAGCCGCCGCGCTCACCATCGAGGAAGCCGCCGTCGTCACGCACATCCCGCGCGAGCACTTGGCGGCGCTGGAGTCGGACAACCTGGCGGTGCTCCCCGGACCGCCCTTCAACGCCGGATTCATTCGCATCTACGCCGAAGCATTGCAACTGCCGGTCCAGCCGCTGCTCGACCTCTACTTCGCGCAAGCGGGCGAGGTCCCGTCGATCGTCGGCGCCGGTCCGATTCCCGCCATGCGGCGCGGGCGTCAGCGGCTGCTGGCGTCACTGTTGCTCGTCGTGGCGCTGGGGATCGTCCTGGCCGTTCTGCTGATCACCAACTTTGGCGGACTGGCCGACGATGGCGGGGCGACGAACGGCCGCGATGCCGTTACGCCGTCGATTGTCGACCGGGGCGCTGTGTTCGAACTGGTCGTGCTAAGCGACACTCAGGTACGCATCGAGGTCGACGGACGCGCGCTCGTGGACGAGATCCTCGCGACCGGTGAGTCGCGCCAATGGAGCATGGAGCGGGAAACGGTGCTCGACGTCGGCGCCGGCGACGCGGTGACCATCACCATCAACGGACAGCCGCTCCCGCCGCTCGCCGACCCGGGCGAGCCGGCCCGGCACACCTGGCGAGTGGACATTCCGGCAGCGCCCACCGCCGCGCCGCGACCCACGAGCAACTGACCCGTGGCATCCGCTCCCGAGGACGCCCGCGCCGCGCCCAAGCAGTGGCAGACCTATCTGCCCAACGCCCTCACGATCGCCCGTGTCGCGTCGATCCCGATCATCGTCTGGCTGCTGTTCTGGGACTGGTGGTTCTCGAACCAGATGGCCGGATTCGTGTTCGCCGCCGCCGGCGCGAGCGACGTCTTCGACGGCACGCTGGCGCGGCGCTATGGCACAGGCTCGCAGCTGGGTATCTTTCTGGATCTGGTTGGCGATAAGCTGCTGGTCGCCGCCGTGCTCTTCACCATGGTCGAGCTGGGCTGGATGCCGGGCTGGCTGGGCGCCAGCTTCATCGCGCGCGAGTTCGCGGTCATGGGCCTGCGGGCCTATGCCGGCGCCCAGGGCGTGACCGTCGCCGCCGGCCGCCTGGGCAAGGCCAAGATGATGTGGCAGTACATCGCCTTCAATGCGCTGATGTGGGAACGCACCGCCCTGCCGTGGTTCCTGGTCGGCGTGGCCCTGCTGCTGACGCTGGCCTCGGGCATTCACTACGCCGTGGGCGTCTGGCGGGGCCTGCGGGCCCGACCGGCGCCCGATATTCCGGAAGTAATCTAAGCCGCAACCCTCAGGTGCGTGGACCGCGGGAGAGCCGTCGCGCCCCGAATCCGGCCGGTTTACCATTGGGACCGTCGCGTTTGGAGCACGGATTGGCGCAGATGACGCGCTTGGCGTTGGTCGGCCACGGGCCGGACGACGAGTCCTATGTCCGCATCGCGCCGCGCGCCGGCGCCGCCGGCATCGCCGCCGTCACCGACGGCGCGCAGGGCGACTCTCACAACGTCGTCGCGGCAGCGATGCTTGCCGAGCTGCTGGACGTGCACTCAGACGCGATCGACGCCGTGATTATCCAGACGCCCACCGACGAGCGGGCGAGCCACATCGAGGCGGCGGTGACGGCCGGCAAACATGTGCTGGTTAGTGGTCCGCTGGGGCGCTCGGCCAGCGAAGCGCGCGAAACGGCCAAAGCCTGCGCCGGCGCCAACGTGGTGCTCATGGCCGGGCAGATCGATCGCTACCGACCGGACGTCGGGGCCGTGCGCGCGAGCATGGACGCGGGCCAGATGGGCCGACCCGGTCTCGTGCGGAGCCACCGCTGGCAGCCGCCCACGGACGGCCCCACGGCCTGGCGGCTGGACCCAAACCGCAGCGGCGGAATCTTCATCCATGAGCTCACGCGGGATATCGACGTGGCGGCTTGGCTGTTCGACGCCCCGCCCAACACCGTCTTCGCAGTCGCGCGTGGTGCAGACCCCGACCGACCGGATGCGGCGGTGGTGCATCTCGGGTTTCCCGACGGCGGGATGGCCGTGCTGGACGTGACGACCGGTCTGCCCGAGGGCGAGGGCTATTGGTCGCTGCAACTGATCGGCGCGGACGGCGCCGTGTACGCCGACGACCAGCACAACATGCAGCTGCTCTACGCGGGCGGGTCGCCCGCCGCGCGGCTCACCAGCACCGGCGACGCCACGGTCCTCGCCCAGCTTGAGGCATTCGTGGATGCGATCGACAACGGCTTGGACCCCGCGGCGAGCATTGAGGACGCAGTCCTCGCCCTCGAAGTCGCCGAAGCCGCCATGGCGTCGGCGGCGTCCGGCCGCGCCGCCACGCGCACTGAGGACGGCTATGTCCTCGTCTAGCGCCAACTCGATCTTCCGCGTGGCGGTGCTGAGCGTCGTCAAGCACGACTACGTGCCCCTGGGCCTCATCACGCACCCGCGGTTCGATCCGGTCGTGGTGGCGGACGACGCCGCGCAGCCGGAATGGGTCCACGAGCGCAACCAGAAGCTGGCCGACGAGCTGAACATTCCCTACGTGCGCGACGTGGAGGCGGCGATGCGTGACTACGACGTCCAGGTCGCCTGCGTGAGCCCCGAGGCCGAGCGCCACGCGGACCTCAGCGTGCGGGCCGCCGACGCCGGGCTGCACGTGGTGCAGGACAAGCCCATGTCGACCCTGGTCTCCGAGTGCGACCGCATCGTGGAGGCCGTGGAGCGCAACGGCGTGAAGTTCCTGATGTGGAACCGCGACATGCTGCCGGCGATGCTGCTCGCCCGACAGGAGCTGCAAAGCGGCGCCATCGGTGACGTGCGCGCCGTGCACGTCGACTTCTACTTCGCCAAGGACGCCGGTCCGCGCCGCGGAGAGAGCCCGGCCGGCTCACCCAAGATCGACTGGCTGGAAGCGCTCAAGGCCGCCCACGTGGACGGCTCGGACGGCGGTGTGGGCCACGCTCCGATGGGCGAGTTGCAAATCGAGGGCATCTATCCGCTGTCGCACATCGGGCTGCTCACGGGCGCGCGCGTCGAGCGCGTGTTCGCCCGCACGGCGGCCCACTTCCACCAGCGCAACGTGGACCACGGCATCGACGACCTCGCGTCGGTGACGCTGGAGATGGACAACGGGATCGTGGGCACGCTGTGCATCGGGCGCATCGGACGCGCCAAGCACGACAACGATGGCGAGATCAAGGTCCGCATCCTGGGCACCGCCGGCGCGATGGTCATCGACGAGCCGCGGCCCGCGGTGCGGGTCTTCTACCGGGGACGGACCGCCGGCGATTCGCCCGCGGCGCGCGTGGGCGGTGACGCCGACTGGCTCCTGATGGAGAATTTCGCCCAAGCCATCGACACCGACGGCGACACGATTCTCAACGCACGCGTTGGGCGCAACATCGCGGCCACGGTGCAGGCCGCCATCGACTCGGGCCGCACGGGCCGCCCGGTCGAGGTGACTTAGGAGGCTCCTGCCTGAACCCCTTCCCCCTGACAGGGGGAAGGTTGGGATGGGAGTCAGAAGCCACCGCCCCGCCCAATCCGTTCGCCCTGAGCTTGTCGAAGGGGTTACCGAACGGATTGGATACCCGGCGTGCCCCGGGGGCTTCACTCGTTTAGAGGTTCACTAGGCCTCGTACGGGGCGTCGAACTCCGCCGTCTCCACCCACGCCCCACGCTCGGCGGAGGCCACGGCGGCGTCCGTGAAGATCTGCACCCGCCAGCCGCCGTGCAATTCCGGCATCTCCGTGGGCTCGCCGGCCATCGTCGCCAGCAGCGCGGGATGGACCATGTCCCTGAAGTTGTTGAGGGCATCGGGCGGCGGCACGTTCTCGAGGTGCTCCGAATCCCACGGCTTGCGCGAGATGCGCAGATCGCCGGTCCAGCGGTCGACGGCAAGGGAGGCCTCTTCGCCGTGCAACTCGATATCCGGCGCCAGCCCCGTTCGCAGATACGGCGCGTGCGAAACCAGGAGCACGCCGACGGCGCCGTTGTTCATCTCGAACGTGAGATTGCCGTAGTCGAACGCCGTGCCCTTGCGCCGCGACTCCGCGGCCGTGGCGTCGTGCGCTTCGCTCCAGGCAAGCGCCTCCTCGAGATTGGGCTCGCCCAGGTCGGGCTTGGGCGGCGCCAGCACGCCGGCCTGCGCGAACACGCGCCGCGCCTCGAGGCCGGTGAGCCAGCGCAGGGTGTCGTAGGCGTGGGAACCGCCATCGGCGACGCTGCCGGCGGCCGACTGCTCGGCGTCGTCACGCCAGGTGAAGGGTATGGATGTCAACCGCGGGTTGTGCCAGCGATAGACGACGCCTCGGACCTCGCCGATCAGGCCCTCGGCCAGCAGCTGCCGCACACGCGCGATTACCGGCACGCCGCGGATCCAAAACGGCACCATATGCCCCAACCCGCCATCGCGGTAGGCGGACCAGACGTCATGGGCTTCGCGCGCATTCATGGCCACCGGCTTCTCGCACACGATGTGCTTGCCCTGCGCGGCGCATTCCAGGGCAATCT
This sequence is a window from Chloroflexota bacterium. Protein-coding genes within it:
- a CDS encoding DUF4115 domain-containing protein; the protein is MASLGEQLRTAREAAALTIEEAAVVTHIPREHLAALESDNLAVLPGPPFNAGFIRIYAEALQLPVQPLLDLYFAQAGEVPSIVGAGPIPAMRRGRQRLLASLLLVVALGIVLAVLLITNFGGLADDGGATNGRDAVTPSIVDRGAVFELVVLSDTQVRIEVDGRALVDEILATGESRQWSMERETVLDVGAGDAVTITINGQPLPPLADPGEPARHTWRVDIPAAPTAAPRPTSN
- the pgsA gene encoding CDP-diacylglycerol--glycerol-3-phosphate 3-phosphatidyltransferase; translation: MASAPEDARAAPKQWQTYLPNALTIARVASIPIIVWLLFWDWWFSNQMAGFVFAAAGASDVFDGTLARRYGTGSQLGIFLDLVGDKLLVAAVLFTMVELGWMPGWLGASFIAREFAVMGLRAYAGAQGVTVAAGRLGKAKMMWQYIAFNALMWERTALPWFLVGVALLLTLASGIHYAVGVWRGLRARPAPDIPEVI
- a CDS encoding Gfo/Idh/MocA family oxidoreductase, which codes for MTRLALVGHGPDDESYVRIAPRAGAAGIAAVTDGAQGDSHNVVAAAMLAELLDVHSDAIDAVIIQTPTDERASHIEAAVTAGKHVLVSGPLGRSASEARETAKACAGANVVLMAGQIDRYRPDVGAVRASMDAGQMGRPGLVRSHRWQPPTDGPTAWRLDPNRSGGIFIHELTRDIDVAAWLFDAPPNTVFAVARGADPDRPDAAVVHLGFPDGGMAVLDVTTGLPEGEGYWSLQLIGADGAVYADDQHNMQLLYAGGSPAARLTSTGDATVLAQLEAFVDAIDNGLDPAASIEDAVLALEVAEAAMASAASGRAATRTEDGYVLV
- a CDS encoding Gfo/Idh/MocA family oxidoreductase, with the protein product MSSSSANSIFRVAVLSVVKHDYVPLGLITHPRFDPVVVADDAAQPEWVHERNQKLADELNIPYVRDVEAAMRDYDVQVACVSPEAERHADLSVRAADAGLHVVQDKPMSTLVSECDRIVEAVERNGVKFLMWNRDMLPAMLLARQELQSGAIGDVRAVHVDFYFAKDAGPRRGESPAGSPKIDWLEALKAAHVDGSDGGVGHAPMGELQIEGIYPLSHIGLLTGARVERVFARTAAHFHQRNVDHGIDDLASVTLEMDNGIVGTLCIGRIGRAKHDNDGEIKVRILGTAGAMVIDEPRPAVRVFYRGRTAGDSPAARVGGDADWLLMENFAQAIDTDGDTILNARVGRNIAATVQAAIDSGRTGRPVEVT
- a CDS encoding Gfo/Idh/MocA family oxidoreductase; protein product: MRFRVGVIGASGFIGVPYRREMREVPEQFDIVAVCARRRDLLEAAGREDGAALVTTDWREVVAHPDVDVVVVVVPDVMHYEIALECAAQGKHIVCEKPVAMNAREAHDVWSAYRDGGLGHMVPFWIRGVPVIARVRQLLAEGLIGEVRGVVYRWHNPRLTSIPFTWRDDAEQSAAGSVADGGSHAYDTLRWLTGLEARRVFAQAGVLAPPKPDLGEPNLEEALAWSEAHDATAAESRRKGTAFDYGNLTFEMNNGAVGVLLVSHAPYLRTGLAPDIELHGEEASLAVDRWTGDLRISRKPWDSEHLENVPPPDALNNFRDMVHPALLATMAGEPTEMPELHGGWRVQIFTDAAVASAERGAWVETAEFDAPYEA